In Streptomyces sp. NBC_00344, the genomic window CGCCGAGCCCATCGATCTGACGGGGATCGGGCGAGCCCATCACGGCCAGCAGGACAGCGTCGCGGTCTCCGGTCCCGGCGGGCAGGTCGCCGGCCCGGAAGAACGGGCCGTGCGAGGTGCCGCCGCGCAGAATCCAGCAGGGGACTGTGGCCTGCCTCTCCGCTGATGGCGGACCGAAGACGTCCGCAGGGCGGGCCGTCGTGGGCTGCGTCATTGCTCTCCCCTCGCTGGTGATGCCCGTCAACATAACTATCGACGAGATTGTTGACAATAGTTTTGATGAAAAAGTCACCACTGCGGTGCGGTGTGGATAGACTCCAGCTCACGTGAGCGGGGACCGACCGAGGGGGAGTCGCGTGGAGGGCAACCGGGCGAAAGGCCAGGAGGGGCGCCGCTTGGTGAGTACGGCGATCCGCGAGGCGCTCTCGGCGGGAGACCTCGGGCCGGGCCAGCGTCTCGTCGAGCAGGAACTCTCCGAGAACCTCCATGCGAGCCGCAGTTGTGTCCGGGAGGCGTTGCAGGATCTCGCAGCGGAAGGCCTCGTGGAACTCGTCCCGCGCCGGGGCGCTCGCGTCCGGGTCGTCTCCGTCGATGAGGCCATCCAGATCACCGAGTGCCGGGCCGCCCTGGAAGGTCTCTGTGCACGCAGGGCAGCCGAGCGCGCCCCCGCCGGGCAGCGCGAAAGCCTGCGGGCGATCGGTGACGGGATGCGGGAGGCCGTCACTGGCGGCGACCTCAGCGCATACTCCGCACTCAACCGCCAACTGCACGCGCGCATCGCCGAGATGAGCGGTCAAGAAGTGGCCCGTGGGCTGCTGGACCGGCTCAAGGGCCAGATGGTCCGCTACCAGTTCCGGCTGGCGCTGCGCCCGGGCCGCCCCACCACGTCGCTGCCCCAGCACCTCGCGATCATCGATGCGATCCTCGCTGGTGACGGCCCTGCCGCAGAGGCTGCCGCCCGGGCCCATCTCGACAGTGTCGTCGAAGAGTTGCGAGTCCCGCCCGGCGGCACGGAGCCGCACGCAGCGGGCTTCCGGAAAGCGTCCGGCTGACGGCGGATCTCGGGCACGTTGATCTTGGTTTCTGAGCCCCCGTCACCTTCGTTGGTCCCTGGTGAGCACGTCCAGCTCATGCAGGGTGCTGGGGGAGCCGGGCGGACCGCGCAGGACCTCGGCGCACGTCGGCTTGGGCCGGCCAGGCGCAGGTGCCTGATGTGCCGACGGCCGGGCTGCCGGGCACCATGGAACGTATGGGTAAGACGGCCGTCATCGTCATCGACATGATCAACACGTACGACCATGCCGACGCGGAGTTGTTGCTGTCCTCCGTCCACGAGGTCGTGCCGGCGGTGGTCAGGCTCGTCGAGCGTGCCAGAGAGCAGGACGTCCCCGTCATCTATGTCAATGACAACTTCGGGGAGTGGCGCTCACACCACGGAGAGATCCTCGACCAGGCGCTCTCCGGGGCGCATGCGGACCTGGTCGAACCCCTCCGTCCGGACGAACGGTCGCTCTTCGTGGTCAAGGCGCGGCATTCGATCTTCTACGAGACGCCACTTGCCTACCTGCTCACCCAGCTCGGTGTGGACCGGGTCGTTCTGTGCGGCCAGGTCACCGAGCAGTGTGTGCTGTACTCCGCGCTCGATGCCCATATCCGCCACCTTGGTGTCGTAGTACCGCGCGACGCGGTGGCGCACATCCACCGGGATCTGGCCGACGCGGCGTTGCGCATGATGGAACGGAACATGGCAGCCCGGATCGGCACTGCTGACGACGTCTCCCTGTCGGGCTGACTCGCCGGCCCGCTGCGCTGTGCCCGTTCCTCGCTTCAGCAGTACGCGGCTCGGGGCCTGGCGCCTCGTCCGGAATCCCGTGCGGGGCGACGGCGCATGCGAGCAGATGAACCGTGCCGGAAACCCTAGTGCGGGACCGTACGCGCGGTATGAAGCGGCGGGGGCAGGAGAGGGAGCGGACGCACGCCAGTCCCCGACCCTGCTCAGCCGATGCGGATCGAAGTGACCTTGTGGACGACGGCCGAACTCATCGCCGGTCCATGGCAGGTCAGCTGATACGGCGGTGTGCGGTAGGCCTCGACGTCGACCTCGAAAGCCATCGGACGAGGCGGCGGGCCGGTGATGCGGATCCGCCAGTGGTCGCCGTCCCGGGACGTCCCTGCGACCACGTAGTCATGCCGGCCGGCGGGGCCGAAGTGGCCGATCACGGCTGCGACCGCGGCCTGCTGCGGCGGGAAGAGGTCCGTGTATCCGCGCAGGTGCTCTGCGTGGATACGGCCCGCCAGGTGTTCTTGGACCGTTGCGACGGACGACCTGGCATCGAGATCGCCGTAGTAGACGCCGTCGGGCGCGACGACGACGTTGGCCGCGAACCTGTCACCGCCGACGTGCGTGCATTCCCACACCAGGTTCGGCCAGCGCTCGCTCAGGGCTCGTCCCACGGGCCGTCCGCGCACGGCGCAGCAGGTGTCGTGCTGCCCGTGGGCGCAGACGAGGACGACGGGCGGAAGACCGAGTTCTCCAGGGGCGCCGAGGGCTTCGACGATCTCCGCCAAGTCCTCGTCGCCGCTCCATGTGCCCCATTGCTGGCGGTAGGCGCCGGAGCCTTCATGGCGCAGTACGGCCCAGCACCTGGGGCCCTCGGGTCTGCGGCGTCCGTGCCGCCTGACCAGAAGCACTCGCGCCCGCACCGCCTGGGCGGCGGAGAACACGAGTGCTTTGGTCACGGGCTCAAGCTCGAGGCCGTCGAAGCCGTTGGCCGGCCAGCCGCCTCGATACTCGATGAGGACCCAGACGACACCGTGCGGTGCTGTGCCCACGATCGAGTCGCCGCGTATCCGGGCGGCGTCGGCGCAGAGGAAGCGTTCTGTCCCCGTCACCGTAGCGGCGTCACTGTTCGGCGGGCACCAGCACGCCCGAGCCCAGCAGTCTTTCGACGAGTGCGACACCCAGATCACCGGCGGGGCGGACCTCACCGTCGAGCAGGCGGATCACAGACGGCAGATCGGTCTCCGGGAAGTCGAGCCACCCCACGCGGGTGGTCAGGCGCGTGCCCTCCAACCGCGCTTCCAGCGCCCCACGGAGCCGCACCGGCGACTCGGGTCGAAGGCCGGCGACGGCCGCGAGCTGGGCCAGCGGTCCCAGCGGCGCCGGGCGCTCCTGGCCTCGCCGGGTGCGGTGGAAGAGCGGAGCGGAATCGGCCCCCGTGACGGCGGCGATGAGACGCTCGCGGACGATGTCGATCTCTCCGGCCGGTCCGTCCACACCCAGAGGCAGGGTGCTGCGCATTCGGGGATCGTCGCGCAGCACGGCGAGTGCGGACTGGGCGAGCTGCTCGGCCAGCGCGTAGCGCGTCCAGCTGTGGATGCCGAGCGTCAGATGGATCGAGACCTCGCCCTGTGCCTGGGCGGCGTGCAGCCACCCCCGCGGCAGGTAGAGGACATCGCCGGGCCCGAGCACGGTATCGATGCAGGCGTCGCCCTTCGCGGCCTCGGCGACGGCGGAGCGGCGTTCGGTCCAGGGCTGATCGCGCAGCGGGTCCGGGTGGACGGGCTCGTGGATGAGCCAGCGCTTGGTGCCCTCGATCTGAAGGACGAAGACATCGTGGACGTCGTAGTGGTGGTCGAAACCGCAGTTCTGCGGCGGGGTTACGTAGGCATTGGCCTGAACCGGATGTCCCAGCTCCGTGCTCAGCCTGGCGCTGAAGTCTGCGACTGGCCCCCATGTGCGCTGCAGCGCTTGCAGAACGAGCGTGGCGCCGTCGGCGAACCCGCGCCACAGAGCAGTGTCATCGAGCTGGTCGGAGATGGTGGCGCCGACGCCGGCGGGCGAGGTGAACGACGACTCGGGAAGTGTGGAGCCGTCCTTGGCAACGCGGAGGAAGGGCGTACGCAGTCCGCGACGCGAGATCAGTTCGTCTACGGCGTTGGCGGAGAACAGATCGGAAAAGTCGCTCGCACGGCGTGTGAGCAGCGCTCTCCGCGCCCAGACGTCACGGGCGAACTCTGCCTTGCTCAATCCGGTCAGACGTGACTCCAGAACCCCGGCGCCTGCGGTGGCGCCGACGTCCTGTAGCTCGGCCCGGGGGGTGCTCAATGGCGGCTGCCGGAGCCGTCGGCTCCTCCGTCGTGGACGCCGGGTGTGCCGGCCGCACCGCTGTCCGCGGGACCCTCGGCTCCTCCGTCGGCTCCGCCGTCGTGGACACCGGGTGTGCCGGCCGCACCGCCGTCCGCGGGACCTTCGGCTCCTCCGTCGGCTCCTCCGTCGGCTCCGCCGTCGTGGACGCCGGGTGTGCCGGCCGCACCGCTGTCCGCGGGACCTTCGGCTCCTCCGTCGGCCCCGCCGTCGTGGACACCGGGTGTCCCGGCCGCACCGCCGTCCGCGGGACCCTCCTGCTGGCTCGGATCCTGCTCGGGGTTGGTCATGATTCCTCCTGAGCATCGTTCGGCTGGGACCGGTTCCCGTAGGGGCGCCTGATCATCAGATACGGAGATCTCTACATGGGCACCGCCCACAATCACCGTATCCCCACGGAGCGAAAGCATCGATTCGAGCCGGGAGAATTCACCGGGCGCCGGGCCGATCGAATGCGCGGTTCCGCCATGCGAGGCGAGGCGATGGACGGCATTTCCAGCTCCAAGGCCTCTCAGGTGGTTGATATCTCCTGGGCGCGGTGGCGGCCGTCGTCCGTACGCCTCGGGACGCCCACCTCGTGAGCCCGCCCGACCCCCGCAGCCCGTCGGCAGGCTTCGGCCTTGTGATCGCCGGAGACCTGTCATGTTCAAATCCCGACAGCCACCGCGGCGAGGCTGGGCAGCCCGTTTTGGCTTTTCAAGGTGCCGCACTCTCAAGCCGATGGACTTCAGCTTCGCCGATGGGCTGGTGGAGCCCTTCGAGCAGGGGAATCTTTTGCTCGGCCCCCGGCAGCGCGTTGCTCTCGTCGTGGATCCGCTCGGCGGCGCGACGGTAGGAACCATCGGCTAGCACGGCCGGCCAGGGAACGGACGGCATCAGAAGGCGCACCCGGCGATTCGGGCAGCGAGTGGTGTAGCGACGGCGCTGGCCCTCACCGCGAGCACGGCTGCCCCCACGAACGCCGCTGCTTCAAGTGAACGAGGCCAGGGGCAAGGACACGTGCCAAGGGGTCGTGGGCACTCCGACTCTGTGGAACTCTGGGCCGGTGATCGCTGAAGCACCGGACGACGCGGAATCACTTGCCGTGGGGGCCCTCGAGTGGCTGCTGAACGCTGCCCGGGACGTCGACGACGGCTCGGCCTGGCCGGACACTCTCGCCGACGACCAGGTCGCGCCGACCCTGTACAGCGGGACTTCGGGGGTGCTGCCGGCCCTCCTCGACGCGTGGCGGTACTTCGCAGACGACCGGTACGCGGACGCGGCCCTGCGGGGTAGCCGCAGCGTCGCTGACGTGGTCGAAGACTGGGAACGCAGCGGCCTCTACACAGGGGTGGCCGGGATGGCCGTCGTCCTGCGGGGCGTGCACCGTGTGCTCGGCGACACCGAGGCGGGGGCGTCCGCCGACCGTGCTCTGGATGTCTTGCGCGCCCGCTACGACGGCGCAGGGTGGAACGGCTACAGCGAACTGATCGTCGGCAACGCCGGGATAGCGCTCGCCGCTCTGGAGTGCGGCGATCTCGGCCTCGCCCAACTGGCGGTCGAACGCTACGCGCACACTGCTGAACCCACCACTGCCGGCGTCCAGTGGGAGGTCCGCTCCGGTGCGGCCCCCCGCTTGCACCACATGTCGCACGGCACCCTCGGCATCGTCTACGCACTTGCTGCCGTGGGCCGGGCCACCGACCGTTCCGACCTCGTCGACCTCGCACTGGCCGGCGCAGCCGACGTGGTCTCCCGCAACGAAGCCGGTCCGGACGGCTTCCTCGTCGCGCACTCCGATCCGCAACAGCAGCACGAGAAGATCGAGCGCCATAGCTACGGCTGGTGCCACGGCACGGCAGGAGACGCCCAGGCGTTCCGACTCCTGAGCCACATCCTGCCTGACGACCCCGCCTGGCCCGCCCGCGTCGACCGCTGCTGGCACACGGTCGTCAACTCCGGCATCCCACAACGGACCCGCCCCGGCTTCTGGGACAACAACGGCCGCTGCTGCGGCACCGCCGGCGTACTCGCCCTCGCCTGCGACCGGCAGGTCGAACGCGGCGACGGCCGCGACTTCGCCGAGGTCCTCGTCGCCGACCTCGCGGCCCGAGCGACGACCGACTCCGACGGCATCCGCTGGTCCAACGTCGAACACCGTGAAACGCCCAGTGACCTTGCCCCCACCACCGGCTGGGCCATGGGCAACGCGGGCATCATCCGTGAGCTCCTGCGCCACGCCCGCATCACAGCGAACCGTGACCCGCGGTACGCCGTCCCCTTCCCGGATCACCTGCCCACCGCCTGAGTGCCTTACGGCCGCGTTCGCCGGCTGGCCGGAGACGTGCGCGGGGCAATCACCCGAAGAATCGGCCGAGTTGAAGCGGACGGGTCGGACGCCTACACCAACGGCACCAGGGCCACTCGGCATTGCTCGGTTCGATTCGCATCCACGAGCTCCCGGGCGGCCCTGCTTCGTGCGCGTGGGACGGGCACCGCTCCAGGCCTGGACGTGCCGCCGCCGAAGACGGGAAGGTATCAATTGGTCGTTGCGTGCGGATGGCCAAGGTAGGGAAACTCGTTCAGGAGGTCAGTGTGTGGCTCGAGCCCGGAGGGAGGGATGTCGCCGTCCGAGAGGAATGAGAGCCGATAGTCGATGACGTCGTCGGTGAAGACGCGGCCGTTGGGGTATTGCGCGGGCTTCGAAGGGTCGAAAACCAGCATGTCGGGCAGGATGCGGTCGGCGTCGATCGCCGCGATTGCCCCGTCGCGTGTGTAGTTGCCGGTGTGTCCCATGAGATGGACGAATTGATCGGTCCAACGATCACGATCGTTCACCGGCTCACTGGCGTTGTATTCCTCCTTCGTCTCGTCGGTGTTGAAGAAGCTGCTGACCGAAGGGTGGCCGGCACGGTCGGCGTGGACGAGCCGGCCATTTTGCCGCACACTGCAACGACCCCAGATACGGATCTCGGGGTTGGCCTGGAGCTCGCTTGTCGGCAGCTCGAAAACCGTCGAGAACACGTTGGCTTCCGTGTTCGAGTCCGCACCCGTCCACGGCGATGTGCCACCGAGATGAGGCGCGGTGAAGTTCCTGCCGCCGGTGGTGTCGAAGAGGTCCTTGATCCCGTCGAAGTCGAAGAAGAAGGCGTCGCTTCGACTACCGGCGAAGAACGTGTAGTGCCCAGAGGTGACGCGGTGTGGCGTGGTACCGAATGACACATCGGCGTCGGTGACGACCTGCTGCCCCACAGCTTCGGGCGAGCGGGCCTCACCGCCACGTGCCATGAAGACACTGAATGTCTGACGGCCATCCCGCGGCGGAGAGAAG contains:
- a CDS encoding GntR family transcriptional regulator, which codes for MSTAIREALSAGDLGPGQRLVEQELSENLHASRSCVREALQDLAAEGLVELVPRRGARVRVVSVDEAIQITECRAALEGLCARRAAERAPAGQRESLRAIGDGMREAVTGGDLSAYSALNRQLHARIAEMSGQEVARGLLDRLKGQMVRYQFRLALRPGRPTTSLPQHLAIIDAILAGDGPAAEAAARAHLDSVVEELRVPPGGTEPHAAGFRKASG
- a CDS encoding isochorismatase family cysteine hydrolase produces the protein MGKTAVIVIDMINTYDHADAELLLSSVHEVVPAVVRLVERAREQDVPVIYVNDNFGEWRSHHGEILDQALSGAHADLVEPLRPDERSLFVVKARHSIFYETPLAYLLTQLGVDRVVLCGQVTEQCVLYSALDAHIRHLGVVVPRDAVAHIHRDLADAALRMMERNMAARIGTADDVSLSG
- a CDS encoding sucrase ferredoxin translates to MTGTERFLCADAARIRGDSIVGTAPHGVVWVLIEYRGGWPANGFDGLELEPVTKALVFSAAQAVRARVLLVRRHGRRRPEGPRCWAVLRHEGSGAYRQQWGTWSGDEDLAEIVEALGAPGELGLPPVVLVCAHGQHDTCCAVRGRPVGRALSERWPNLVWECTHVGGDRFAANVVVAPDGVYYGDLDARSSVATVQEHLAGRIHAEHLRGYTDLFPPQQAAVAAVIGHFGPAGRHDYVVAGTSRDGDHWRIRITGPPPRPMAFEVDVEAYRTPPYQLTCHGPAMSSAVVHKVTSIRIG
- a CDS encoding cupin domain-containing protein: MSTPRAELQDVGATAGAGVLESRLTGLSKAEFARDVWARRALLTRRASDFSDLFSANAVDELISRRGLRTPFLRVAKDGSTLPESSFTSPAGVGATISDQLDDTALWRGFADGATLVLQALQRTWGPVADFSARLSTELGHPVQANAYVTPPQNCGFDHHYDVHDVFVLQIEGTKRWLIHEPVHPDPLRDQPWTERRSAVAEAAKGDACIDTVLGPGDVLYLPRGWLHAAQAQGEVSIHLTLGIHSWTRYALAEQLAQSALAVLRDDPRMRSTLPLGVDGPAGEIDIVRERLIAAVTGADSAPLFHRTRRGQERPAPLGPLAQLAAVAGLRPESPVRLRGALEARLEGTRLTTRVGWLDFPETDLPSVIRLLDGEVRPAGDLGVALVERLLGSGVLVPAEQ
- a CDS encoding BatC protein, whose product is MTNPEQDPSQQEGPADGGAAGTPGVHDGGADGGAEGPADSGAAGTPGVHDGGADGGADGGAEGPADGGAAGTPGVHDGGADGGAEGPADSGAAGTPGVHDGGADGSGSRH
- a CDS encoding lanthionine synthetase LanC family protein codes for the protein MIAEAPDDAESLAVGALEWLLNAARDVDDGSAWPDTLADDQVAPTLYSGTSGVLPALLDAWRYFADDRYADAALRGSRSVADVVEDWERSGLYTGVAGMAVVLRGVHRVLGDTEAGASADRALDVLRARYDGAGWNGYSELIVGNAGIALAALECGDLGLAQLAVERYAHTAEPTTAGVQWEVRSGAAPRLHHMSHGTLGIVYALAAVGRATDRSDLVDLALAGAADVVSRNEAGPDGFLVAHSDPQQQHEKIERHSYGWCHGTAGDAQAFRLLSHILPDDPAWPARVDRCWHTVVNSGIPQRTRPGFWDNNGRCCGTAGVLALACDRQVERGDGRDFAEVLVADLAARATTDSDGIRWSNVEHRETPSDLAPTTGWAMGNAGIIRELLRHARITANRDPRYAVPFPDHLPTA
- a CDS encoding DUF4331 family protein; protein product: MSNHFTGLSLGAPLGDQRLDLCDLYAFQSPADPARTVLILNANPNADALHPDAIYRLNIDNDGDCHANLAISYVFSPPRDGRQTFSVFMARGGEARSPEAVGQQVVTDADVSFGTTPHRVTSGHYTFFAGSRSDAFFFDFDGIKDLFDTTGGRNFTAPHLGGTSPWTGADSNTEANVFSTVFELPTSELQANPEIRIWGRCSVRQNGRLVHADRAGHPSVSSFFNTDETKEEYNASEPVNDRDRWTDQFVHLMGHTGNYTRDGAIAAIDADRILPDMLVFDPSKPAQYPNGRVFTDDVIDYRLSFLSDGDIPPSGLEPHTDLLNEFPYLGHPHATTN